A genome region from Streptomyces sp. S4.7 includes the following:
- a CDS encoding acetyl-CoA C-acetyltransferase — MPEAVIVSAARSPIGRAFKGSLKELRPDDLTATIIQAALAKIPELDPHDIDDLMLGCGLPGGEQGHNLGRIVAVQMGMDHLPGCTITRYCSSSLQTSRMALHAIKAGEGDVFISAGVEMVSRSVNGSSDGMPGTHNPVFADAEARTATVAASEGAGWHDPREDGLLPDAYIAMGQTAENLARLKGITRRDMDEFGVRSQNLAEEAIKNGFWEREITPVTTPDGTVVAKDDGPRAGVTLEGTQGLKPVFRPDGLVTAGNCCPLNDGAAALVIMSDTKARELGLTPLARIVSTGVSGLSPEIMGYGPVEASKQALRRAGLGIGDIDLVEINEAFAAQVIPSYRDLGVDLDKLNVNGGAIAVGHPFGMTGARITGTLINGLQFHDKQFGLETMCVGGGQGMAMVIERLS, encoded by the coding sequence ATGCCCGAAGCCGTGATCGTCTCTGCCGCCCGCTCCCCCATCGGCCGGGCCTTCAAGGGCTCCCTGAAGGAGCTGCGGCCCGACGACCTGACCGCCACCATCATCCAGGCCGCGCTCGCCAAGATCCCCGAGCTCGATCCCCACGACATCGACGACCTGATGCTCGGCTGCGGCCTCCCCGGCGGCGAGCAGGGGCACAACCTGGGCAGGATCGTCGCCGTACAGATGGGGATGGACCACCTCCCCGGCTGCACGATCACCCGTTACTGTTCCTCCTCGCTCCAGACCTCCCGGATGGCGCTGCACGCCATCAAGGCCGGCGAGGGCGACGTCTTCATCTCGGCCGGTGTCGAGATGGTGTCCCGCTCCGTCAACGGCTCCAGCGACGGCATGCCCGGCACCCACAACCCGGTCTTCGCCGACGCCGAGGCCCGTACGGCCACCGTCGCCGCCTCCGAGGGCGCGGGCTGGCACGACCCGCGCGAGGACGGCCTGCTCCCCGACGCGTACATCGCGATGGGCCAGACCGCCGAGAACCTGGCCCGCCTCAAGGGCATCACCCGGCGCGACATGGACGAGTTCGGCGTGCGGTCCCAGAATCTCGCCGAGGAAGCCATCAAGAACGGCTTCTGGGAGCGCGAGATCACCCCCGTCACCACGCCCGACGGCACCGTCGTGGCCAAGGACGACGGCCCCCGCGCGGGCGTCACCCTGGAGGGCACCCAGGGCCTCAAGCCCGTTTTCCGGCCCGACGGACTGGTCACCGCCGGCAACTGCTGCCCGCTCAACGACGGCGCCGCCGCGCTGGTGATCATGTCGGACACCAAGGCGCGCGAGCTGGGCCTCACCCCGCTGGCCCGGATCGTCTCCACCGGAGTCTCCGGCCTCTCGCCGGAGATCATGGGGTACGGCCCGGTCGAGGCCAGCAAGCAGGCGCTGCGCCGCGCGGGCCTCGGCATCGGCGACATCGACCTGGTGGAGATCAACGAGGCGTTCGCCGCGCAGGTCATCCCCTCCTACCGGGACCTCGGCGTCGACCTCGACAAGCTGAACGTCAACGGCGGCGCGATCGCCGTCGGCCACCCCTTCGGCATGACGGGCGCGCGGATCACGGGCACGCTCATCAACGGGCTCCAGTTCCACGACAAGCAGTTCGGCCTGGAGACCATGTGCGTCGGCGGCGGCCAGGGCATGGCGATGGTCATCGAGCGGCTGAGCTGA